The genomic DNA GTAGAGGTAACTTTACTATGGGTATAAAAGAACAATTGATTTTCCCTGAAATCGAATATGATAAAATCGATAAATTGCGTGGAATGGATATTTCCTTTGTTACCACGGCAAAAACAGACGAGGAATGCTTTGAACTATTAAAATTATTGGGTATGCCTTTTGCTGACAAATAAAGTAAATCACAGGTCAGCCTCAAAATAAGAAGAATTAAGGGGGGAAAAGTTAAAGTGGCAAAAAAATCAATGATTGTTAGCCAAGAGAGAACTCCTAAGTACAAAGTTAGAGGCTATAATCGCTGCAAATTATGTGGCAGGCCCCATGGATATATTAGAAAGTTTGGGATTTGTAGAATTTGTTTCCGCGAACTGGCTTATAAAGGCGAATTACCAGGAGTGAGGAAAGCCAGTTGGTAATCATTTACGGAAGGGGGTAGAATCATGGTTATGACTGATCCAATTGCGGATTTCCTTACGCGTATTCGCAATGCAAATACTGTGTTTCAAGAAGTCGTTGAAGTT from Bacillota bacterium LX-D includes the following:
- a CDS encoding type Z 30S ribosomal protein S14, coding for MAKKSMIVSQERTPKYKVRGYNRCKLCGRPHGYIRKFGICRICFRELAYKGELPGVRKASW